One window from the genome of Actinomycetes bacterium encodes:
- a CDS encoding geranylgeranyl reductase family protein, with product MAERFDVVVVGGGPSGAAAAYWLAEAGHDVLVVEKSRFPRDKTCGDGLTPRAVRQLHDMGLATPLGEFHRFGGLRSVAHGITLELEWPRHPEFPPYGYVVPRRHLDEMVAGAAVKAGATLWQATEATAPVVEGGLVVGARVRHKDTGTIEDVRGRYLLVADGANSRFGRALGTARARRYPLGMAIRGYYRSPGHAEDWIESHLDLRDAKGDALPGYGWIFPVGDGTVNVGVGLLSTFRDWKAINTSRLMEAFVATAPAHWGLSPETATCAPTGGRLPMGNSVEPSAGPTWLVVGDAAGAINPFNGEGIAYAYETGRLAAEVFDEALRTGDGLALSRYPAQLADAYGLYFRVARAFVRAIGNPVVMRELTRVGMRSRTLMEWILRIMSNMLRPDELGPAEAAYKLVERLVAVGPEP from the coding sequence GTGGCCGAACGGTTCGACGTGGTGGTGGTGGGCGGTGGCCCCTCCGGGGCGGCGGCTGCCTACTGGCTGGCGGAGGCGGGCCACGACGTCCTGGTGGTGGAGAAGTCGCGCTTTCCCAGGGACAAGACCTGCGGTGACGGACTCACCCCCCGGGCGGTACGCCAGCTCCACGACATGGGGCTCGCCACTCCGCTGGGTGAGTTCCACCGGTTCGGAGGTCTGCGCTCGGTGGCCCATGGGATCACCCTCGAGTTGGAGTGGCCCCGCCACCCGGAGTTCCCGCCCTACGGCTACGTCGTCCCCCGCCGTCACCTCGACGAGATGGTGGCCGGCGCCGCCGTCAAGGCCGGTGCCACGCTGTGGCAGGCCACGGAAGCCACCGCTCCCGTGGTCGAGGGCGGGCTGGTGGTCGGGGCCCGGGTGCGGCACAAGGACACCGGCACCATCGAGGACGTCCGTGGCCGCTACCTGCTGGTGGCCGACGGGGCCAACTCCCGGTTCGGACGGGCCCTGGGAACCGCCCGCGCCCGGCGCTACCCCCTGGGGATGGCCATCCGGGGGTACTACCGCTCCCCGGGCCACGCCGAAGACTGGATCGAGAGCCACCTCGACCTGCGCGACGCCAAGGGCGACGCCCTCCCCGGCTACGGCTGGATCTTCCCCGTGGGGGACGGGACCGTGAACGTGGGGGTCGGCCTCCTGTCCACGTTCCGGGACTGGAAGGCGATCAACACCTCCCGGCTCATGGAGGCCTTCGTGGCCACCGCCCCGGCCCACTGGGGCCTGTCGCCGGAGACCGCCACCTGTGCCCCCACCGGCGGCCGGCTCCCCATGGGCAACTCGGTGGAGCCGTCGGCGGGGCCCACGTGGCTGGTGGTGGGTGACGCCGCCGGAGCGATCAACCCCTTCAACGGCGAGGGCATCGCCTACGCCTACGAGACCGGCCGTCTCGCCGCCGAGGTCTTCGACGAGGCTCTGCGGACGGGCGACGGACTGGCCCTGTCCCGGTATCCGGCGCAGCTGGCCGACGCCTACGGCCTCTACTTCCGGGTGGCCCGGGCCTTCGTACGCGCCATCGGCAACCCCGTCGTCATGCGGGAGCTGACCCGGGTCGGGATGCGGTCGCGCACCCTCATGGAGTGGATTCTGCGGATCATGTCGAACATGCTCCGGCCTGACGAGCTGGGGCCCGCCGAAGCCGCCTACAAGCTGGTCGAACGCCTCGTCGCCGTCGGCCCCGAGCCCTAG
- a CDS encoding NADH-quinone oxidoreductase subunit C, translating to MSQVQPSDAVVTPPDALQPVLTGLRERFGEAELQVTGHRGEVTVELDRARLVDVATWLRDDPAARFRHLSDLSGTDYPNRPDRLCVDYHLYSFEHNVRLRLKVRVTVEDPHVPSVTGVWPTANFHEREVYDFFGVRFDGHPNLIRILMPEDWKGYPQRKDYPLGGVNVDYHGAHVPPPDTRRYKGGWTST from the coding sequence ATGAGCCAGGTGCAGCCCAGCGACGCCGTCGTCACGCCCCCCGACGCCCTGCAGCCGGTCCTGACCGGCCTGCGCGAGCGCTTCGGCGAGGCGGAGCTGCAGGTGACCGGCCACCGCGGCGAGGTCACCGTCGAACTCGACCGGGCCCGCCTGGTCGACGTGGCCACCTGGCTGCGCGACGACCCGGCTGCCCGCTTCCGCCACCTCTCCGACCTGTCGGGCACCGACTACCCCAACCGCCCTGACCGCCTCTGCGTCGACTACCACCTCTACTCGTTCGAGCACAACGTTCGCCTGCGGCTCAAGGTCCGGGTCACGGTGGAGGACCCGCACGTCCCGAGCGTCACCGGGGTGTGGCCGACCGCCAACTTCCACGAGCGCGAGGTGTACGACTTCTTCGGGGTGCGCTTCGACGGCCACCCCAACCTCATCCGCATCCTCATGCCCGAGGACTGGAAGGGCTACCCCCAGCGCAAGGACTACCCCCTCGGCGGGGTGAACGTCGACTACCACGGCGCCCACGTGCCACCGCCCGACACCAGGCGGTACAAGGGAGGGTGGACGAGCACATGA
- a CDS encoding NADH-quinone oxidoreductase subunit D — protein sequence MGGGDWAEVTARRHAEGDDDLMVINMGPQHPSTHGVLRLVLELRGEQVVSLQPVVGYLHTGIEKSIEFRTWVQGVTFVTRMDYLAPIFNETAYCLAVEKLLGVEAPPRAQALRVLMMELNRISSHLVWLATTGLELGALSIMLYGFREREEILDILEDVTGLRMNHAWVRPAGVSQDLPDGTEDKIRAFVRDMGGKADEYETLLTNNPIWLERTRGIGYLSQDRLVELGVTGPMLRASGLAHDLRKAEPYCGYQQYDFEVPTASGSDAYARYQVRLAEMRESLRIVEQVLDSLPGGPVMSEDPKVGWPARLALGPDGLGNSPAHVNHIMGESMEALIHHFKMVTEGFKVPAGEVYVTVESPRGELGYHVVSDGSNLPYRVHVRDPSFVNLQTGGPMAEGLLVADVIAAMSSVDPVLGGVDR from the coding sequence ATGGGCGGCGGTGACTGGGCCGAGGTCACCGCCCGCAGGCATGCCGAGGGCGACGACGACCTCATGGTCATCAACATGGGGCCCCAGCACCCGTCCACCCACGGCGTGCTCCGGCTGGTGCTGGAGCTGCGCGGCGAGCAGGTGGTGTCCTTGCAGCCGGTGGTCGGCTACCTGCACACCGGCATCGAGAAGTCGATCGAGTTCCGCACCTGGGTCCAGGGGGTCACCTTCGTGACCCGCATGGACTACCTGGCCCCGATCTTCAACGAGACCGCCTACTGCCTGGCGGTGGAGAAGCTGCTCGGCGTCGAGGCGCCGCCACGGGCGCAGGCCCTGCGGGTGCTGATGATGGAGCTGAACCGGATCAGCTCCCACCTGGTGTGGCTGGCCACCACCGGCCTGGAGCTGGGCGCGCTGTCGATCATGCTGTACGGCTTCCGGGAGCGCGAGGAGATCCTCGACATCCTCGAGGACGTCACCGGGCTGCGCATGAACCACGCCTGGGTGCGCCCCGCCGGCGTCTCCCAGGACCTGCCGGACGGCACCGAGGACAAGATCCGCGCGTTCGTCCGCGACATGGGCGGCAAGGCCGACGAGTACGAGACCCTGCTCACCAACAACCCCATCTGGCTGGAGCGGACCAGGGGCATCGGCTACCTCAGCCAGGACCGGCTCGTCGAGCTGGGCGTCACTGGGCCGATGCTGCGCGCCTCGGGGCTGGCCCACGACCTGCGCAAGGCCGAGCCCTACTGCGGCTACCAGCAGTACGACTTCGAGGTGCCGACCGCCAGCGGCTCCGACGCCTACGCCCGCTACCAGGTCCGGCTGGCGGAGATGCGCGAGAGCCTGCGGATCGTGGAGCAGGTGCTGGACTCGCTGCCAGGCGGCCCGGTCATGAGCGAGGACCCCAAGGTCGGCTGGCCTGCCCGGCTGGCCCTCGGGCCCGACGGCCTGGGAAACTCACCCGCCCACGTCAACCACATCATGGGCGAGTCCATGGAGGCCCTGATCCATCACTTCAAGATGGTCACCGAGGGCTTCAAGGTCCCCGCCGGCGAGGTCTACGTCACCGTCGAGTCGCCCCGGGGGGAGCTCGGCTACCACGTCGTCTCTGACGGCAGCAACCTGCCCTACCGGGTCCACGTGCGCGACCCGTCGTTCGTCAACCTGCAGACGGGCGGCCCCATGGCCGAGGGGCTGCTGGTCGCCGACGTCATCGCCGCCATGTCCTCGGTCGACCCCGTCCTCGGCGGCGTCGACCGCTGA
- a CDS encoding NAD(P)H-dependent oxidoreductase subunit E, which produces MPLTDETLARAEELIARYPERRSALLPILFLLQSEDGYVSPAGVAQAAGLLGLTKAEVGAVATFYTMFRRRPVGKYIVSVCRTLSCQLRGSREIADALAERLATPLGGTDESGMVTVEEVECLAACDGAPVVQVNTENYERLTTEQALELVEALLRDQVPPPTFAAEGSVTEPSSAALHWRLAGLGEPPAQLRGGGAQ; this is translated from the coding sequence GTGCCCCTGACCGACGAGACCCTGGCCCGCGCCGAGGAGCTCATCGCCCGCTACCCGGAGCGGCGCTCGGCCCTGCTGCCGATCCTGTTCCTGCTCCAGTCCGAGGACGGCTACGTCTCCCCGGCCGGGGTTGCCCAGGCGGCCGGGCTGCTCGGCCTGACCAAGGCCGAGGTCGGCGCGGTCGCCACCTTCTACACGATGTTCCGCCGCCGCCCGGTCGGCAAGTACATCGTGTCGGTCTGCCGCACCCTGTCGTGCCAGCTCCGCGGCTCGCGCGAGATCGCGGACGCGCTCGCCGAGCGGCTCGCCACGCCGCTCGGCGGCACCGACGAGAGCGGCATGGTCACGGTGGAGGAAGTCGAGTGCCTGGCCGCCTGCGACGGCGCCCCGGTCGTGCAGGTCAACACCGAGAACTACGAGCGGCTCACCACCGAGCAGGCGCTGGAGCTGGTCGAGGCGCTGCTCCGCGACCAGGTGCCCCCGCCGACGTTCGCCGCCGAGGGGTCGGTCACCGAGCCGTCCTCGGCAGCCCTGCACTGGCGGCTGGCCGGGCTCGGCGAGCCCCCGGCGCAGCTCCGCGGAGGTGGCGCGCAGTGA